A genomic window from Glycine soja cultivar W05 chromosome 10, ASM419377v2, whole genome shotgun sequence includes:
- the LOC114371898 gene encoding uncharacterized protein LOC114371898, which yields MLGTGLNFGRARGEDRFYSPAKARRSLLTMENDKLRRAQSDVAASRSVRDKSVDSGNRIPENRVGSDEAKKSGAVPSCEPVANRLSNLERFLQAITPSVPAQCLPKRTTRGLRACGAEFQPYFVLGDLWESFREWSAYGAGVPLVLNDKDSVVQYYVPYLSGIQIYSQNVKPTVKSRQLGEDSDSDFRDSSSDGSSDSEPVHGRGLRNLPHLLEEVPQWMGGLSLRDHHSLPPDGFSSDDGESVNSQGYLIFEYLERDPPYSREPLADKIMDLAFQFPELVTLRSCDILPSSWISVAWYPIYRIPTGPTLKDLDACFLTYHSLYMPMGGSQRVQAPMPHPTEMDNVHKMSLPVFGLASYKFKGSLWTPNGGHECQRSLLQGADDWLRLHQVSHPDFQFFSR from the exons ATGTTGGGTACTGGGTTGAACTTCGGGCGCGCTCGCGGCGAGGATCGGTTCTATTCTCCGGCAAAGGCTCGCCGGTCGCTTCTAACTATGGAGAATGACAAGCTGCGTAGGGCCCAAAGCGACGTTGCCGCGTCTCGCTCCGTTAGAGACAAATCGGTGGATTCGGGTAACCGGATACCGGAGAACCGGGTCGGGTCGGACGAGGCAAAGAAGAGTGGCGCGGTTCCTTCGTGTGAACCGGTGGCGAACCGGTTGAGTAATCTGGAGCGGTTCTTGCAGGCGATCACACCCTCCGTGCCTGCTCAGTGTCTGCCTAAG AGGACGACAAGAGGACTCAGGGCGTGTGGGGCGGAGTTTCAGCCTTACTTCGTTCTCGGGGATTTGTGGGAATCCTTTCGGGAATGGAGTGCTTATGGCGCAGGAGTGCCACTTGTACTGAATGACAAGGATAGTGTTGTTCAGTACTATGTTCCGTATCTGTCTGGGATCCAAATTTATTCCCAGAATGTGAAGCCAACTGTAAAGTCAAG GCAACTGGGGGAGGATAGTGACAGTGATTTTAGGGACTCAAGTAGTGATGGTAGCAGTGATAGTGAACCTGTACATGGAAGGGGATTGAGGAATCTTCCCCATCTGTTAGAAGAGGTGCCTCAATGGATGGGCGGATTATCTTTGAGAGACCACCATTCCCTTCCACCAGATGGGTTTTCTAGTGATGATGGAGAATCTGTCAATTCTCAGGGTTACTTGATTTTTGAGTATCTTGAACGGGACCCTCCTTACAGCCGTGAGCCTTTGGCTGATAAG ATAATGGATCTTGCTTTTCAATTCCCTGAACTGGTGACCCTTAGAAGTTGTGATATACTACCATCAAGTTGGATATCTGTAGCCTG GTATCCAATTTACAGGATACCAACTGGTCCAACATTAAAAGATCTCGATGCTTGTTTTCTGACATACCATTCTCTTTATATGCCCATGGGAG GTTCACAAAGAGTCCAGGCTCCCATGCCACATCCTACTGAGATGGACAATGTCCATAAAATGTCTTTACCTGTTTTTGGTCTTGCTTCATATAAGTTCAAAGGATCTCTGTGGACTCCTAATGGTGGACACGAATGCCAGCGGTCTCTTTTGCAGGGTGCTGATGACTGGTTAAGACTGCATCAAGTCAGTCACCCAGATTTTCAGTTTTTCAGCCGTTGA
- the LOC114370777 gene encoding reticulon-like protein B14 codes for MPIRSRETAQRPGLLDRQRPLHAVLGGGKLADILLWKDKILSAAMVAGFSIIWFLFEVVEYNFLTLLCHILMAIMLILFVWYNAAGLITWNLPQIYDFQIPEPTFRFLFQKLNSFLRRFYDISTGKDLTLFFVTIACLWILSAIGNYFTTLNLLYIMFLCLVTLPIMYERYEYEVNYLASKGNQDVQRLFNTLDTKVLTKIPRGPVKEKKKK; via the exons ATGCCAATCCGTTCCCGTGAAACTGCACAGAGGCCAGGATTGTTAGACCGTCAAAGACCACTACATGCAGTCCTTGGCGGAGGAAAGC TTGCTGATATATTGCTATGGAAAGACAAGATATTATCGGCAGCAATGGTAGCTGGGTTCTCCATCATTTGGTTCCTCTTTGAAGTGGTCGAATACAATTTTCTTACTCTACTTTGTCACATCCTCATGGCCATTATGCTCATCCTATTCGTATGGTATAATGCAGCTGGACTTATCACATG GAACCTGCCACAAATCTATGATTTTCAAATCCCCGAACCCACCTTTAGATTCTTGTTTCAAAAGCTCAACTCGTTCTTAAGGAGATTTTACGACATTTCAACTGGGAAAGACCTCACACTCTTCTTTGTG ACAATTGCGTGTCTCTGGATCTTATCAGCTATTGGGAATTATTTTACCACTTTGAATCTTCTATATATCA TGTTCCTCTGCCTGGTGACTCTTCCCATTATGTATGAGAGATATGAATATGAGGTGAATTATCTAGCAAGCAAAGGAAACCAAGACGTGCAGAGATTGTTCAACACATTGGATACTAAAGTTCTAACCAAGATTCCAAGGGGACctgtgaaagaaaagaagaagaaatga
- the LOC114369812 gene encoding uncharacterized protein LOC114369812, whose product MAVSVTILVLIIALHLIAFVFAVGAERRRSEAKVVPDEYDDQTFCHYTTDASTVYGLSAVALLLLSHTVLNGVTRCLCCGKGLVSGCSATSAVISFILSWISFLAAEACLLAGSARNAYHTKYRGYFVNHDLSCATLRKGVFAAGAALTLLSMLTAILYYWAHSKADTGFWEKHHNEGLGLATQHHHQGPDSDKA is encoded by the exons aTGGCAGTTTCTGTAACCATTTTAGTCCTCATCATCGCTCTGCATCTCATAGCCTTCGTCTTCGCCGTTGGCGCCGAACGACGTCGTAGCGAG GCCAAAGTGGTCCCCGACGAGTACGACGACCAAACCTTCTGCCATTACACCACCGACGCCTCCACCGTCTACGGCCTCTCCGCCGTCGCCCTCCTCCTCCTCAGCCACACCGTCCTTAACGGCGTCACGCGATGCCTTTGCTGCGGCAAAGGCCTCGTCTCTGGCTGCTCCGCCACCTCCGCCGTCATCTCCTTCATCCTCTCATG GATTAGTTTTTTGGCGGCAGAGGCGTGTCTGTTAGCAGGGTCTGCAAGGAATGCATACCACACAAAGTACAGAGGGTATTTTGTGAATCACGATTTGTCTTGTGCTACCCTACGCAAGGGTGTGTTTGCTGCTGGAGCTGCCTTGACCTTGTTGTCCATGTTGACCGCCATTTTGTACTATTGGGCACACTCTAAGGCTGACACTGGTTTCTGGGAGAAGCACCACAATGAAGGACTTGGATTGGCCACGCAACACCACCACCAAGGTCCTGACTCTGATAAGGCCTGA